The following coding sequences lie in one Hymenobacter sp. J193 genomic window:
- a CDS encoding Tn3 family transposase, which translates to MPVEFLSDEQAARYGRYHSEPSPEQLARFFYLSPADVQFLAPYRLPHTRLGCAVQLCTLRFLGTFLPAPTQVPAVVVRTLAEQLQVPSDDWHTRYTRPNTIYDHQAQLVAYLDYRVFEGRPAFGLTRWLYAQVSTSTLRPGVLFDLATAHLVAQRIVLPGVSLLARLIARVRERTGRSLYRQLQARLSGAQRDQLDALLVASPGERLTPLEVLRTPPTRVSAPALVAALRRLDQIRAVGVSTVPVQDLPEARLARLARHAQLAWAQPLGRLGEERRHATLLVFVQTLERTATDDVLDLFDNLMTTLALRGETRRRRERLRTLKDLDAAALVLQQAVQLLLDDGVPAASLRQQVLDTVGEAQLRAAAEVVQHLASDEDPALQVLSGSYASVRRFLPALLAGISLEGTPSAQPLLAAWYFLQAQEAGGRSRPKWAMAPRAVVPKSWARRVFPAKGEVNPHAYTLCVLDRLHQALRRREVFAPTSERYGDPRAELLRGEAWEAAREAVARALDRSTDPAVELNRLRQQVRAAYQEVGANLVDNTALQVLEEDGQPYIVLTPLAAQAESAGLARLRQQLSARLPPVELAALLLEVAAFTDFTGAFTHLADGQPAAADLPLSLCAVLLAQACNIGLKSVARPEVPALTLPHLVWVQHNYLRVETLTAANARLVDAQAQLPLAQAWGGGEVASADGMRFVVPVRTIHAGWNRKYYAAERGITYYNFTSDQFSGFHGIVIPGTLRDSLFLLAGLLEQQTSLDPREIMTDTHGFSEVVFGLFALLGYRFSPRLADLADQRFWRLEKEDDYGPLNELGRHLVNARLIHDHWDDMLRLAGSLKLGKVKATAVMRTLQRAGALSGLGRAVAELGRVEKTLYLLAYVQDEAYRRRILVQLNRGEGRHAVARAVFHGKKGELRQRYREGMEDQLGALGLVVNALVLWNARYLQQALEEHQATEGAPEPGDVARLSPLLHEHINMLGRYDFTLPERVAAGELRPLRNLANWQEQLVEFP; encoded by the coding sequence ATGCCGGTCGAATTTCTCAGCGACGAGCAAGCTGCCCGCTACGGGCGCTACCACTCCGAGCCCAGCCCAGAGCAGCTCGCCCGCTTCTTTTACCTGAGTCCAGCGGATGTCCAGTTTCTGGCCCCTTACCGCCTGCCACATACCCGGCTCGGCTGCGCCGTGCAGCTCTGCACGCTGCGGTTTCTGGGCACCTTTCTGCCGGCACCCACCCAGGTGCCGGCCGTGGTCGTGCGTACGCTGGCCGAGCAGTTGCAGGTGCCTAGCGACGACTGGCACACCCGCTACACGCGGCCCAACACGATTTATGACCACCAGGCGCAGCTGGTGGCCTACCTGGACTACCGGGTCTTCGAGGGCCGGCCGGCCTTCGGCTTGACCCGCTGGCTCTACGCCCAGGTGAGCACGAGCACCCTGCGGCCCGGCGTGCTGTTTGACCTGGCGACCGCGCACCTGGTGGCCCAGCGCATAGTGTTACCGGGCGTCTCGCTGCTGGCTCGGCTCATTGCGCGGGTGCGGGAACGCACGGGCCGGTCGCTCTACCGCCAGCTGCAGGCGCGCCTCAGCGGCGCGCAGCGCGACCAGTTGGATGCACTGCTGGTCGCCTCGCCCGGGGAGCGGCTGACCCCGTTGGAGGTGCTGCGCACTCCGCCTACCCGCGTATCGGCCCCAGCCCTGGTGGCCGCTCTGCGGCGCCTGGACCAAATTCGGGCGGTGGGCGTAAGCACGGTGCCGGTGCAAGATTTGCCGGAAGCGCGGTTGGCGCGCCTGGCTCGGCACGCCCAACTGGCTTGGGCCCAGCCGCTGGGACGCCTGGGCGAGGAGCGCCGCCACGCCACGCTGCTCGTGTTTGTGCAAACGCTGGAGCGCACGGCCACCGACGACGTGCTCGACCTGTTCGACAACTTGATGACCACGCTGGCCCTGCGCGGGGAGACCCGCCGCCGCCGCGAGCGGCTGCGCACGCTCAAAGACCTGGACGCGGCAGCGCTGGTCTTGCAGCAGGCCGTGCAGCTGCTGCTCGACGACGGGGTGCCGGCCGCGTCCCTGCGCCAGCAGGTGCTCGATACGGTGGGCGAAGCCCAATTGAGGGCCGCCGCCGAGGTCGTGCAACACCTGGCCAGCGACGAGGACCCCGCCCTGCAAGTGCTCAGCGGCAGCTACGCCTCGGTCCGGCGCTTTCTGCCGGCGCTGCTGGCGGGCATTTCCTTGGAGGGAACGCCCTCGGCCCAGCCCCTGCTCGCGGCCTGGTACTTTCTGCAAGCCCAGGAAGCCGGCGGCCGGAGCCGGCCCAAGTGGGCGATGGCCCCGCGGGCGGTGGTGCCTAAAAGTTGGGCGCGGCGGGTGTTTCCGGCCAAAGGCGAGGTGAATCCGCACGCCTACACCCTGTGCGTGCTCGACCGACTGCACCAAGCCTTGCGCCGTCGCGAGGTGTTTGCGCCCACCAGTGAGCGGTATGGGGACCCGCGGGCCGAATTGCTGCGCGGCGAGGCTTGGGAAGCCGCCCGCGAGGCCGTGGCCCGCGCCCTGGACCGCTCCACCGACCCGGCCGTGGAACTGAACCGCCTTCGCCAGCAGGTGCGCGCCGCTTACCAAGAAGTGGGTGCGAACCTGGTCGATAACACCGCCTTGCAAGTGCTGGAAGAAGACGGGCAGCCCTACATCGTGCTCACCCCCCTGGCCGCGCAAGCCGAATCGGCTGGCCTGGCGCGCCTGCGCCAGCAACTGAGTGCCCGCCTGCCCCCCGTCGAGCTGGCGGCCCTGCTGCTGGAAGTGGCGGCCTTTACCGACTTTACCGGGGCCTTCACGCACCTAGCCGACGGCCAGCCGGCCGCCGCCGACCTGCCGCTCAGCCTCTGCGCGGTCCTGCTGGCGCAGGCCTGCAACATCGGCCTGAAAAGCGTCGCCCGGCCCGAGGTGCCGGCCCTAACGCTGCCACACTTGGTTTGGGTGCAGCACAACTACCTGCGGGTGGAAACGCTTACGGCCGCCAACGCCCGGCTGGTCGACGCCCAGGCGCAGTTGCCCCTGGCCCAGGCCTGGGGCGGCGGGGAGGTCGCCTCGGCCGACGGCATGCGTTTCGTGGTACCCGTGCGCACGATTCACGCGGGCTGGAACCGCAAATACTACGCGGCCGAGCGCGGCATCACCTACTACAACTTCACCAGCGACCAGTTCTCCGGCTTTCACGGCATCGTGATTCCCGGCACCCTGCGCGACTCCCTGTTCCTGCTGGCCGGGCTCCTGGAACAGCAAACCAGCCTGGACCCGCGCGAAATCATGACCGACACGCACGGCTTTAGCGAAGTGGTGTTCGGCTTGTTTGCCCTACTGGGCTACCGCTTTAGCCCCCGCCTGGCGGACCTGGCCGACCAGCGCTTCTGGCGGTTGGAAAAGGAGGACGACTACGGTCCCCTCAACGAGTTGGGTCGCCACCTCGTCAACGCCCGGCTGATTCACGACCACTGGGACGACATGCTCCGCTTGGCCGGCTCGCTCAAACTCGGCAAGGTCAAAGCCACCGCCGTCATGCGCACGCTGCAACGGGCGGGTGCCCTCTCGGGCCTCGGACGGGCCGTCGCGGAGCTGGGTCGGGTGGAGAAAACGCTGTACCTGCTGGCGTACGTGCAGGACGAGGCCTACCGCCGGCGCATCCTGGTGCAGCTCAACCGGGGCGAGGGGCGGCACGCCGTAGCCCGGGCCGTCTTCCACGGCAAGAAGGGCGAACTGCGCCAGCGCTACCGCGAGGGCATGGAAGACCAGCTGGGCGCCCTGGGTCTGGTCGTCAACGCCCTGGTGCTGTGGAACGCCCGGTACCTGCAACAAGCCCTGGAAGAGCACCAGGCCACGGAAGGAGCCCCAGAACCGGGCGACGTGGCCCGGCTCTCGCCCTTGCTGCACGAGCACATCAACATGCTGGGTCGCTACGATTTTACCCTGCCCGAACGCGTGGCAGCCGGTGAGCTGCGGCCGCTCCGCAACCTGGCCAACTGGCAGGAACAGCTGGTTGAATTTCCCTAA
- a CDS encoding recombinase family protein has translation MFNLFASLAEFERDIIRERTKAGLTAARARGRQGGRPKGLSKEALSKAQAAKTLYLQQDKTVAEIGLLLSVGRATIYRYLAHLGVPTGNLGVTQP, from the coding sequence CGCCTCGCTGGCCGAGTTTGAGCGCGACATTATCCGCGAGCGCACCAAGGCCGGGCTCACGGCAGCGCGGGCGCGGGGCCGGCAGGGCGGGCGGCCCAAAGGCTTGTCGAAAGAAGCACTCTCCAAGGCCCAGGCCGCCAAGACGCTCTACCTGCAGCAAGACAAAACCGTGGCCGAAATCGGCCTGCTGCTGAGCGTAGGTCGGGCCACGATTTACCGTTACCTCGCCCACTTGGGCGTACCGACCGGTAACCTAGGCGTCACGCAGCCCTAG